The Monomorium pharaonis isolate MP-MQ-018 chromosome 5, ASM1337386v2, whole genome shotgun sequence genome includes a window with the following:
- the LOC105832818 gene encoding adenylate kinase 8 codes for MNNFEGATKPLLTIPPDFIPYIEKHRLYEFFYELVTQLLIQQPEDPIVFIKQCIQHIVRKRDIPRVILIAPPSFDKMTLAKILHEETGIRPVTLEDLYDSSLTENMCRCYDANEIAERMKRILMSGVLHESGWILVDIPRNKKEACAMQRVGVIPTHVIQIISNTKDENQEKKDTRQCNYIKTLRGLREAYANFLIEVEVDTKTIRELGKDCVTLMKIRKHCGTPSLFRIAFIGPRGSSCNNLAKYISERFNLVQVNFNGILEEACLREMALGEMLQLCKHKCKQKTKSETRIQIIERYVLGSDCLKRGWILTGYPKTVEEFKLLDMISTPPNRVIVLKVDVQTCREKLLNLRCNSIVRSEHDLASCDFSTTDPDCKLDVYSNDYKNTIERDLREYEENIDAIMQYAGETACIIDAADEEKYVRERLEAYLMRPAPCAKPRVPQPPSTINPMDIEFDPDDEPDPSIFDNIRAPELKYSFI; via the exons ATGAACAATTTTGAAGGCGCGACAAAACCATTATTAACTATTCCGCCGGATTTTATACcttatatagaaaaacacagattatatgaatttttttat gAATTAGTGACACAATTATTAATCCAGCAGCCAGAAGATCcaatagtatttataaaacaatgcaTTCAGCACATCGTACGAAAGCGAGATATTCCCAGAGTTATCCTTATTGCTCCTCCAAGCTTTG ATAAAATGACTCTCGCAAAAATTCTTCATGAGGAAACTGGTATTCGTCCTGTCACTTTAGAAGATCTTTATGATTCATCATTGACTGAA aatatgtGCCGTTGCTATGATGCTAATGAGATCGCAGAGAgaatgaaaagaatattaatgtCGGGAGTACTTCATGAATCTGGATGGATATTAGTtg atatacccAGGAATAAAAAGGAAGCATGCGCAATGCAACGGGTCGGTGTGATACCAACACATGTGATACAGATTATATCGAATACAAAAGACGAGAATCAAGAAAAAA AAGATACAAGACAATGCAATTATATCAAAACTCTTCGAGGTCTACGTGAAGCTTACGCTAATTTTCTAATT gAAGTTGAAGTTGATACTAAAACAATTCGGGAGCTGGGTAAAGATTGCGTTACATTGATGAAAATTAGGAAACATTGTGGAACTCCATCGCTCTTTCGCATTGCGTTCATAGGTCCTCGAGGATCAAGTTGTAATAATTTggcaaaatatatatctgaGAGATTTAATCTCGTTCAag ttaaCTTTAATGGTATTTTGGAAGAAGCGTGTTTACGAGAGATGGCTTTAGGTGAAATGCTGCAGTTATGCAAGCATAAATGCAAACAGAAGACAAAGTCAGAAACGCGAATACAAATTATCGAG CGATACGTACTTGGATCTGACTGTCTTAAGAGAGGATGGATTTTGACGGGTTATCCTAAAACCGTGGAGGAGTTCAAGCTCCTAGATATGATATCTACGCCACCCAAcag AGTAATTGTTCTCAAAGTAGACGTACAAACATGCAGAGAGAAACTTTTAAATCTTCGATGCAACAGTATTGTAAGAAGCGAACATGATCTTGCATCGTGCGATTTTTCTACGACGGATCCAGATTGTAAATTAGATGTTTATTCCAATGATTACAAAAACACCATCGAACGAGAT CTTCGGGAATACGAAGAGAATATAGATGCCATAATGCAATACGCGGGGGAAACTGCGTGCATAATAGATGCGGCGGATGAAGAAAAGTATGTGAGAGAAAGACTAGAGGCCTATTTGATGCGACCAGCACCATGTGCGAAACCTAGAGTTCCCCAGCCACCTTCTACGATTAATCCAATGGATATAGAATTTGATCCCGACGATGAACCCGACCCGAgcatttttgataatatacgTGCGCCGGAGCTTAAATAttctttcatttaa
- the LOC105832824 gene encoding uncharacterized protein LOC105832824 isoform X2 — MIHLGIQYFNFNRILLLVIGLWPYQQSKVTRFQFLFLSTILTAGIVFQLTPLMTSKHTSSNLVTKVLCSTSFFTLAAIKYNLFWINIGAVKDLLMQLQHVHNQLKDKNEVAIIKEYNCIGRRYTITLTMFAVIFIFSYIISQYWMNVNVLPKNTSQLCRLPIMMEYFIDQKKYFYLILLHINAIICIGLFATVAIGTTLIAYVQHICGMFRIACYRIEHAININIRNITLKNEVWMIKNVTYAVDIHRKARKFVSTKPILVVTCMALSMFQAFQVVSSTKNIEELFLLSLFIVVIFSYMFIANYLGQNLTDHNNHVFFTAYNVQWYRAPLHVQRMILFLLQKESKKLTLNFGGLFDASMECFATLVKTSVSYFTVMCSIR; from the exons ATGATTCATCTAGGGATTCAATATTTCAACTTCAATAGAATTCTATTACTCGTTATTGGTTTGTGGCCCTATCAACAATCTAAAGTCACAcgatttcaatttcttttcctctctaCTATTTTGACGGCGGGTATTGTATTTCAA TTGACACCGCTAATGACATCAAAACATACGTCATCAAATCTTGTCACCAAGGTTCTATGTTCAACATCTTTCTTTACTCTTGCcgcaataaaatacaatttattttggatTAATATTGGAGCC GTAAAGGATTTACTGATGCAACTTCAACATGTACATAaccaattaaaagataaaaatgaagtTGCTatcataaaagaatataattgcATTGGAAGACGTTATACGATCACTCTTACAA tgttTGCCGTTATCTTCATATTTAGCTATATCATCAGCCAATATTGGATGAATGTCAATGTTTTACCGAAAAACACATCTCAGTTGTGTCGTTTGCCAATTATGATGGAATACTTCATCgatcagaaaaaatatttctatttaattttgttgcatatCAATGCAATAATTTGCATTGGATTGTTTGCAACAGTAGCAATAGGAACAACATTAATTGCGTATGTTCAGCATATCTGTGGAATGTTCAGAATTGCTTG TTACCGTATCGAGCAtgcaattaatatcaatattcgGAACATTACGCTGAAAAATGAAGTTTGGATGATCAAAAATGTAACTTATGCCGTAGACATTCATCGAAAAGCTAGGAAGTTTGTATCTACAAAACCAATActcgt TGTGACATGCATGGCCTTAAGTATGTTTCAA GCTTTTCAGGTAGTTTCATCCACAAAGAATATCGAGGAACTTTTCTTGCtatctttatttatagttGTCATCTtttcatatatgtttatagCCAACTATCTCGGACAAAACCTAACAGATCATAATAATCACGTATTTTTTACTGC ATATAACGTTCAGTGGTACAGAGCTCCGTTACATGTGCAAAGAATGATACTGTTTCTATTACAGAAAGAATCAAAGAAGTTAACTTTGAATTTTGGTGGATTATTTGATGCTTCTATGGAATGTTTTGCCACG TTGGTGAAAACTTCAGTATCTTATTTCACTGTCATGTGTTCTATACggtga
- the LOC105832824 gene encoding uncharacterized protein LOC105832824 isoform X1, whose translation MIHLGIQYFNFNRILLLVIGLWPYQQSKVTRFQFLFLSTILTAGIVFQLTPLMTSKHTSSNLVTKVLCSTSFFTLAAIKYNLFWINIGAVKDLLMQLQHVHNQLKDKNEVAIIKEYNCIGRRYTITLTMFAVIFIFSYIISQYWMNVNVLPKNTSQLCRLPIMMEYFIDQKKYFYLILLHINAIICIGLFATVAIGTTLIAYVQHICGMFRIACYRIEHAININIRNITLKNEVWMIKNVTYAVDIHRKARKLSKHLTSTIEKMIFFLILCSVTCMALSMFQAFQVVSSTKNIEELFLLSLFIVVIFSYMFIANYLGQNLTDHNNHVFFTAYNVQWYRAPLHVQRMILFLLQKESKKLTLNFGGLFDASMECFATLVKTSVSYFTVMCSIR comes from the exons ATGATTCATCTAGGGATTCAATATTTCAACTTCAATAGAATTCTATTACTCGTTATTGGTTTGTGGCCCTATCAACAATCTAAAGTCACAcgatttcaatttcttttcctctctaCTATTTTGACGGCGGGTATTGTATTTCAA TTGACACCGCTAATGACATCAAAACATACGTCATCAAATCTTGTCACCAAGGTTCTATGTTCAACATCTTTCTTTACTCTTGCcgcaataaaatacaatttattttggatTAATATTGGAGCC GTAAAGGATTTACTGATGCAACTTCAACATGTACATAaccaattaaaagataaaaatgaagtTGCTatcataaaagaatataattgcATTGGAAGACGTTATACGATCACTCTTACAA tgttTGCCGTTATCTTCATATTTAGCTATATCATCAGCCAATATTGGATGAATGTCAATGTTTTACCGAAAAACACATCTCAGTTGTGTCGTTTGCCAATTATGATGGAATACTTCATCgatcagaaaaaatatttctatttaattttgttgcatatCAATGCAATAATTTGCATTGGATTGTTTGCAACAGTAGCAATAGGAACAACATTAATTGCGTATGTTCAGCATATCTGTGGAATGTTCAGAATTGCTTG TTACCGTATCGAGCAtgcaattaatatcaatattcgGAACATTACGCTGAAAAATGAAGTTTGGATGATCAAAAATGTAACTTATGCCGTAGACATTCATCGAAAAGCTAGGAA ATTATCTAAACATTTAACGTCTACAATcgaaaaaatgatattttttttaatattgtgcaGTGTGACATGCATGGCCTTAAGTATGTTTCAA GCTTTTCAGGTAGTTTCATCCACAAAGAATATCGAGGAACTTTTCTTGCtatctttatttatagttGTCATCTtttcatatatgtttatagCCAACTATCTCGGACAAAACCTAACAGATCATAATAATCACGTATTTTTTACTGC ATATAACGTTCAGTGGTACAGAGCTCCGTTACATGTGCAAAGAATGATACTGTTTCTATTACAGAAAGAATCAAAGAAGTTAACTTTGAATTTTGGTGGATTATTTGATGCTTCTATGGAATGTTTTGCCACG TTGGTGAAAACTTCAGTATCTTATTTCACTGTCATGTGTTCTATACggtga
- the LOC105832824 gene encoding uncharacterized protein LOC105832824 isoform X3, producing MIHLGIQYFNFNRILLLVIGLWPYQQSKVTRFQFLFLSTILTAGIVFQLTPLMTSKHTSSNLVTKVLCSTSFFTLAAIKYNLFWINIGAVKDLLMQLQHVHNQLKDKNEVAIIKEYNCIGRRYTITLTMFAVIFIFSYIISQYWMNVNVLPKNTSQLCRLPIMMEYFIDQKKYFYLILLHINAIICIGLFATVAIGTTLIAYVQHICGMFRIACYRIEHAININIRNITLKNEVWMIKNVTYAVDIHRKARNVTCMALSMFQAFQVVSSTKNIEELFLLSLFIVVIFSYMFIANYLGQNLTDHNNHVFFTAYNVQWYRAPLHVQRMILFLLQKESKKLTLNFGGLFDASMECFATLVKTSVSYFTVMCSIR from the exons ATGATTCATCTAGGGATTCAATATTTCAACTTCAATAGAATTCTATTACTCGTTATTGGTTTGTGGCCCTATCAACAATCTAAAGTCACAcgatttcaatttcttttcctctctaCTATTTTGACGGCGGGTATTGTATTTCAA TTGACACCGCTAATGACATCAAAACATACGTCATCAAATCTTGTCACCAAGGTTCTATGTTCAACATCTTTCTTTACTCTTGCcgcaataaaatacaatttattttggatTAATATTGGAGCC GTAAAGGATTTACTGATGCAACTTCAACATGTACATAaccaattaaaagataaaaatgaagtTGCTatcataaaagaatataattgcATTGGAAGACGTTATACGATCACTCTTACAA tgttTGCCGTTATCTTCATATTTAGCTATATCATCAGCCAATATTGGATGAATGTCAATGTTTTACCGAAAAACACATCTCAGTTGTGTCGTTTGCCAATTATGATGGAATACTTCATCgatcagaaaaaatatttctatttaattttgttgcatatCAATGCAATAATTTGCATTGGATTGTTTGCAACAGTAGCAATAGGAACAACATTAATTGCGTATGTTCAGCATATCTGTGGAATGTTCAGAATTGCTTG TTACCGTATCGAGCAtgcaattaatatcaatattcgGAACATTACGCTGAAAAATGAAGTTTGGATGATCAAAAATGTAACTTATGCCGTAGACATTCATCGAAAAGCTAGGAA TGTGACATGCATGGCCTTAAGTATGTTTCAA GCTTTTCAGGTAGTTTCATCCACAAAGAATATCGAGGAACTTTTCTTGCtatctttatttatagttGTCATCTtttcatatatgtttatagCCAACTATCTCGGACAAAACCTAACAGATCATAATAATCACGTATTTTTTACTGC ATATAACGTTCAGTGGTACAGAGCTCCGTTACATGTGCAAAGAATGATACTGTTTCTATTACAGAAAGAATCAAAGAAGTTAACTTTGAATTTTGGTGGATTATTTGATGCTTCTATGGAATGTTTTGCCACG TTGGTGAAAACTTCAGTATCTTATTTCACTGTCATGTGTTCTATACggtga
- the LOC105832827 gene encoding uncharacterized protein LOC105832827: protein MFSQCSGARKEMIRLEVQYFNLNRILLLAVGLWPYQQSKLTRLQFIFLCSILTTSIIFQLTSLITLRCTSVLVAKVVSSASFFAVCLVTYSSFCANINNAKNLMVQCQHVYDELKDEKEIAIIKEYGYYTKCCTIAFMVMGIHFIIVIIIIQYWTDTFDLALSINVSQPHRIQFITEYFIDQEKYFFLILLHINVAFCVGIVAIIAIGTILIGYINFIFGMFKISSYRIERIIEINIPQNFILKKKNFKSESLICAVNIHRKAIRLSKYLVITFEIMFLSLAAVLIISLCFNFLRIFQIMSSGESIEKLFFPVTFVSVDILYMFLCNFFGQNIIDHNNHVFITVYNIKWYVAPLQIQRMILFLLLNNAKDFTIIVGGIFVGSMENFAMLIKAAISYFTVILSVDTVN, encoded by the exons ATGTTTTCACAATGTTCTGGAGCACGTAAAGAAATGATTCGTCTGGAAGTTCAATATTTCAATCTCAATAGAATTCTATTGCTGGCTGTCGGTTTGTGGCCTTACCAGCAATCTAAACTCACTCGACTtcagtttatttttctctGCAGTATTTTAACAACAAGTATTATATTTCAG CTGACATCACTTATAACTTTAAGATGTACCTCTGTTCTTGTCGCCAAGGTTGTGTCTTCCGCATCTTTTTTTGCTGTTTGCTTGGTAACTTACAGTTCATTCTGTGCTAACATCAATAAT GCAAAAAATTTGATGGTGCAATGCCAACATGTATATGATGAATTAAaggatgaaaaagaaatagcaaTCATAAAAGAATATGGCTATTATACGAAATGTTGCACAATTGCATTTATGG TAATGGGAATTCATttcataattgttattattattattcaatattggACAGACACGTTTGATTTAGCTTTGTCAATAAATGTATCTCAGCCACATCGGATACAATTCATAacggaatattttattgatcaagaaaaatattttttcttaattctattacacataaatgtaGCATTTTGCGTAGGAATTGTTGCGATCATAGCAATAGGAACGATacttattggatatattaattttatttttggaatgttcaaaatttccag ctaCCGTATTGAACGCATTATAGAGATCAATATtccgcaaaattttattctaaaaaaaaaaaattttaaatctgaaaGTTTAATATGCGCTGTAAATATTCATCGAAAAGCAATAAG attatctaaatatttggtAATCACATTTGAGATAATGTTTCTCAGCTTAGCAGCAGTTCTTATAATTTCCTTGTGTTTCAATTTTCTTCGG atttttcaaattatgtcGTCTGGAGAATCTATTGAGAAACTTTTCTTTCCTGTTACATTTGTATCTGTTGATATTCTTTACATGTTTCTATGCAacttttttgggcaaaatattatagatcACAATAATCACGTTTTTATTACTGT GTACAACATTAAATGGTATGTAGCTCCCTTGCAAATTCAAAGAATGATACTCTTTTTGTTGCTAAATAACGCCAAAGATTTCACTATAATTGTTGGTGGAATATTTGTTGGATCTATGGAAAATTTTGCTATG TTGATAAAAGCTGCAATATCTTACTTCACTGTGATATTATCGGTCGACACTGTGAATTAA
- the LOC105832825 gene encoding uncharacterized protein LOC105832825: MIQKEEYFSINKILLLMIGLWPYQQSNFTRFQHILVIITLIAIIIFQLTVFLTLSCTLDLLMKILSSIFFFAIFIIKYNAFCFNIKGVKNLMMQLQNVHNRLKDQNEITIMRKYNYNAKRYTIIITTLGICGIFGDIILQFWMNMVDNSAKNSSQSFHFLITTEYFIDQKKYFYLIFLHINAAICVGVISIIAIGTVNIVYIQHICGMFRIASYRIECVININNVSLKNENWMAKGLIYAVDIHRQAMILAKYFTSTFQKMFACLIVCGVALCSLSLFQLSSLKNDIQKLFISFLSVLMIIIYMFLTNLMGQNITDHNNYVLTTVYNVKWYKTPLHIQKMILFLLQIGAKEFTLNIAGLIHGSMEGFAMLTKASISYFTVIHSL, translated from the exons atgatccAAAAAGAAGAGtattttagtataaataaaattctattgcTCATGATCGGTTTATGGCCTTATCAACAATCCAACTTTACTAGATTTCAACATATTTTAGTCATTATTACATTGATAgcgattattatatttcag CTGACTGTATTTCTAACGTTAAGTTGTACTTTGGATTTGCTCATGAAGATTTTGTCTTCCATATTCTTCTTCgctatctttataataaagtataacgCATTCTGTTTTAACATCAAAGGT GTAAAGAATTTAATGATGCAGCTTCAGAATGTACACAACAGATTAAAGGATCAAAATGAAATTACTATTATGAGAAAATATAACTACAATGCGAAGcgttatacaattataattacaa CACTTGGAATTTGCGGAATATTTGgtgatattatattgcaattttggATGAATATGGTTGACAATTCAGCAAAGAATTCGTCTCAATCATTCCACTTTCTAATTACAACAGAGTACTTCATTGatcaaaaaaagtatttttatttgatttttttgcaCATTAACGCAGCCATTTGCGTTGgtgttatttcaataatagCAATTGGTACAGTAAACATTGTGTACATTCAGCATATCTGTGGGATGTTCAGAATAGCTAg ttaTCGTATCGAGtgtgtgataaatattaacaacgtTTCGCTGAAAAATGAGAACTGGATGGCCAAAGGCTTAATTTATGCTGTAGATATTCATCGGCAAGCTATGAT ATTGGCTAAATATTTCACATCCACATTCCAGAAAATGTTTGCTTGTTTAATAGTGTGTGGTGTGGCTTTATGTAGCCTTAGCTTGTTTCAA TTATCATcgttaaaaaatgacatcCAGAAGCTTTTCATATCATTTTTATCTGTGTTAATGATTATcatatacatgtttttaacCAATCTTATGGGGCAAAATATTACTGACCACAATAATTATGTACTTACTACTGT gtACAACGTTAAATGGTATAAAACTCCTTTACATATCCAAAAAATGATACTATTTCTGTTGCAAATAGGAGCCAAAGAATTTACTTTAAACATTGCTGGATTAATtcatggatctatggagggTTTCGCTATG CTAACAAAAGCCTCGATATCTTACTTCACTGTGATACATTCTCTAtga